The Thermacetogenium phaeum DSM 12270 genome segment ACCAGATCATCAATGGTTTGCGGCCTGTTATAGAAAGCCGGCACCGGGGGAACAATGATCGCGCCGGCCCTGGTCAGCTTGAGCAGGTTCTCAAGATGGATCTCGTTCAACGGGGTCTCCCTGGCTACGAGGATAAGGCGGCGCCGCTCCTTCAAAATGACATCGGCAGCCCGGGCCACCAGGTTATCCGTATAGCCGTGCGCAACGGCGGCGACGGTTTTCATACTGCAGGGGACGATCACCATTCCGGAAACAGGAAAGGAACCGCTTGCAATGCGTGCTCCGACATCCTCCACATCATAGCAGTAGTCGGCCATCTTCATAACCTGCTCCGGTTGATAAGGCGTTTCCAGGGATATCGTCTTCTCGGCCCAGCGGCTCATAACGAGATGGGTCTCCACCCCTTCGCTATCGCGCAGAGCCTCGAGCGTTCTGATCCCGTAGATCGCTCCGGTAGCGCCGGTTATGGCAACGATCAACCTTTTTTTTGCCATCTCGCCTCTCCTTTTGAAAGTGATATCTTTTGCCCACCCATTGATACCGGCATACTATGATTTTGCCCCGGCACCATCCACCCTCTCCGGCAATTGCTCTTTCTTATTCTGAGAGGAAAGGACGATGCCGATGAGCACGAAAAAACACCCGATCAACTGATAATAGTGAATCTCTTCCCGGAGGAACAGAGCCGCGATAACCATGGCGAAAACAGGTATCAGGTTGTAGAAAATTGCGGCAACGGCAACTCCGAGACGGTGGATCCCCGTGTACCACCAGATTAAAGCGATAACAGAAGCAAACAGTCCGAGATACAGCATCCCTGAAACCACAGGCCAGGTTAAAGCGGCAAAATTATAGTCCCTCAATTCCAGAGCAGCGGCAATCAGACAAAATGGCAGCGCCGCCAGCGTGCTGTAAGCAACGGTTTCCATCGGGCCTGTTGTTTGCATCACCTTTTTCCCGTAAACCGAAAAAAACGCCCAGATAACGGTATCCGCCAGGACGATCAGGTCTCCATTGTTGAACGACAGATTAACGATGTTTGCCCAGGAGCCGTGACTGGCTATCAAAAAAATGCCGGCTAAGGATATCAAAGCTCCCAGATACTGTTGCATAGAAACCTTTTCGCTCAGCATAAGAACGCCCATAAATATCGTCACAATCGGGCAAAAAGCATTGATAATTGTGGCATTAACGGCGCTGGTGTAGCGCAAACTGGTATAGATAAGGCTGTTGAACAAAAACACACCGGTTAAGCCTAAAATCAAAAACTGCACAAAACTACCTGCAGGAGGGAGCTTCCTGCGCCTGGACAGCAGCCAGCCGCCCAAAATTATGGACGCCAGCAAGGCACGGCAGGCCATTATGGTAAACGGGGGTACGGATGCCGCCAGGGCCTTTCCGATAATAAAGTTTGTACTCCAGATAAGGGATACACCCAACAGCATGAGATAGGCACCAAGCACGAGTAGCTCCCCTTTACCTCTGTTATTAGTTAAGTTACTCAGCTAGTGAGAATTTACCATCTGCGCCCTCAAAAACTCGAATCGACTTGGGCCTGGCTAGATCTCGCTGATCATGTACATCCAAAAGCCGGCGCCACGAGTGTACCCCCTAAAACAGATATTATTGTACCTCAAATTCAAAGCAGGTTGCTAATAGCATCCCTACTGCACCATCGACATCTTCGGCAGCCAGAGGTACAGCTGCGGGAAGTATGTGATGATGATCAAGGCTATAATAAACACGACAAAGAAGGGCGGGACCGCCCTGGCAATATCCTCCAAACGCCTCTTGAAAATACTTTGGATTACATACAAATTCAAGCCGAACGGCGGCGTGAACATACCGATGGCCAGGTTCACCGTAAAGACGATCCCGAGATGCAGGAGATCGATCCCCAGTGAAGCCGCTACCGGTGCCACGACAGGCGCCAGGACCAGCACTGCCGACGTGGGATCGAAAAAGCAGCCGACGATTATCAAAATAACGTTCAGAAGCATCAGGAACATAAGCGGGCTCAGCCCGTTTAAGGCCTGCTTCAGCATCTCCGGCACCTGGGCCATCGCCAGCGCCTGGGAGAAGACCGTGCTGGCAGC includes the following:
- a CDS encoding DMT family transporter, with the protein product MLGAYLMLLGVSLIWSTNFIIGKALAASVPPFTIMACRALLASIILGGWLLSRRRKLPPAGSFVQFLILGLTGVFLFNSLIYTSLRYTSAVNATIINAFCPIVTIFMGVLMLSEKVSMQQYLGALISLAGIFLIASHGSWANIVNLSFNNGDLIVLADTVIWAFFSVYGKKVMQTTGPMETVAYSTLAALPFCLIAAALELRDYNFAALTWPVVSGMLYLGLFASVIALIWWYTGIHRLGVAVAAIFYNLIPVFAMVIAALFLREEIHYYQLIGCFFVLIGIVLSSQNKKEQLPERVDGAGAKS
- a CDS encoding UbiX family flavin prenyltransferase → MAKKRLIVAITGATGAIYGIRTLEALRDSEGVETHLVMSRWAEKTISLETPYQPEQVMKMADYCYDVEDVGARIASGSFPVSGMVIVPCSMKTVAAVAHGYTDNLVARAADVILKERRRLILVARETPLNEIHLENLLKLTRAGAIIVPPVPAFYNRPQTIDDLVMHLVSRILDLLEIPNNYTRRWGELVEIKSEQGL